From Solibacillus sp. FSL W7-1464:
TCGCTGTTCCAAACTTTTGTAGTCACAAAAATGTCCTCGCGCAGTACAGAAGAATGGCGAATTGCTTCCCCTACTTCTTCTTCATTGTAATAAAGCGCGGCTGTGTCGATTGCACGGTAGCCTAAATCAAGCGCTGTTTCAATCGCCTGAAGTGTTTCATCACGGTCCGTCATTTTATAAACGCCCAATCCTAAATAAGGCATCTCTAATCCATTTGCCAGTTTTTTCGTTGATTGTAAATTCATATTGTTCACCTCTTAAATTTGATTGACTCTATTATATCATTCAAATTATTTGCCGTTTATTCATGTTATTATTTGTTAAATTTTAACAGATAATCATTTTATTATCTAGTATATTACTATTTATAGAATAATCTCCCAATCTCTGGAGTATATATTATAATATATTTTCGTTGAGGAGCTGAAAAACTATGATGGATACACAACTAGTTTTGACTGGATTTTTGAAGCGTGCACAACGGTACTTCCCGAACAGAAAAATCATCTCTCGTACAAGCCCTACTAAAACACATCGCATTACATTCAATGACTATGTAAAAAGAACGCACCGATTGGCGGATGCCCTGACAAAACTAGGGATGAAGCGCGGTACAAAGGTCGGTACATTTGCCTGGAATCATCACCGTCACCTGGAGGCATATTTCGCAATTCCGAGCAGCGGTGCGATCTTACACACGATTAATATCCGCCTTGCACCTGAACATATTGTTTATATTATCAATCATGCCGAAGATGAAATATTACTGATTGACGGCGACTTATTCCCGTTAGTCGAGCCTGCACTTGGCCATTTGAAGACGGTTAAGCATATTATCGTCATGAGTGATGAATTAAACGCTCCACAATCCAGTTTCCCGAATGTATACAGCTACGAACAGCTTCTTCAGGAAGCCGATGAAAATTACGAGTTCCCGACAGATCTGGATGAAAATCTGCCAGCAGGAATGTGCTACACTTCCGCAACGACAGGTATGCCAAAAGGTGTCGTTTATACACATCGAAGCATCGTACTTCATAGTTTGGCTCTTGGTCTTGCTGAATCTTTTGCAATTAAAGAAAGTGACACTGCCCTGCCTGTTGTCCCGATGTTCCATGCAAATGCATGGGGTTTCCCGTTTGCTGCACTGAATTTCGGTTCCAATATCGTTTTACCAGGTCCAATGATGACACCAAGTTTAATACTGGACCTAGTTGAACATGAAAAGGTGACAATCACAGCAGGTGTTCCAACAATTTGGCTTGGCGCACTGGTTGAACAGGAAAAAAATCCACGTGACCTTTCATCTGTCCGTCTAATTATTTCGGGTGGTTCCGCATCACCGAAAGGCTTAATTCAGGCTTACAATGAAAAGCTTGGTGTTCCTTACATCAACGCATACGGTATGACGGAAACTTCACCGCTTGTAAGCATGTCGCATCTAACAAGCGATATGAACGACTATACAGAAGATGAACAGTTAAATATTCGTGTTTCACAAGGTTTGACAGTTTCGCTAATCGAAACAGAAGTGGTGAATGAAAATGGCCCGGTTCCATGGGATGGAAAAACGATGGGTGAACTGCGTGTCCGCGGTCCATGGATCGCCTCAGAATACTACAATGATGAGCGGACGAATGAAGCATTCCGTGATGGCTGGCTTTATACAGGTGACATTGCGGTCTATACAAAAGAAGGCTATATCAAACTTACCGATCGTACGAAGGACCTTATCAAATCGGGCGGAGAATGGATTTCGTCCGTAGATCTGGAAAATGCCCTCATGTCACATCCAGCTGTTTTCGAAGCAGCGGTAATTGCAGTTCCGCATCCGAAGTGGCAGGAGCGTCCATTGGCATGTGTTGTTTTAAAAGAAGGTGCCACTGCTTCTAAAGAAGAGCTGATTGCGTCAATCGAACTGGACTTTGCAAAATGGTGGCTTCCGGATGATGTCGTATTTTTAAATGAAATTCCGAAAACTTCTGTCGGCAAATTTTTAAAAGCAACACTGCGAGAACAATTAAAAGATTATCAAGTTCAAATTTAACGAAAGAAAATGTGCACTGAAACGCAAATTCCAGTGCACATTTATTTATTTCTCTTCTTCCTCTTCATCATCAAACTGCTGCGGATCTGAAATGCGTTCTGCTTCTTCCAATTGTCCGCCGTCTCTTAAATTCTCCATTTGCTTCCCGAGAATTTTCAGCTCATCCATAGTATTCGCCATATTCCCGTTAACGATTTCTTCTCTTTTCATACACAATCCCTCCAAATTAATTTAGTATTATTTTTTTCCAATTTTGACTGATTTCTGTCATAAATAAAGTATTCATTCAAATAATTTATGCTATACTGAAAAAAGAGATAATTAAAACATGAGGAGGATACTTCCATGAAATTACTTTTAATTCTTGGTGTCAGCATATCATTTTTAGTAGCTATTTTCACAGCTGGCTATGATAGCAAACCATTCCCAAAAGAAAGATAATTCCACTAGCTTTCCAGTAAAGGACAATCGTCAAACAGCGATTGTCTTTTTCATTTGACTTTTATTATCACATATTTTATATTAGTTACATAAAGTAAGTTGATTATAAAAAATAACCATCAAGGGAGTTCATATATTATGGCTACACATTTTCACAAAAAACCTAATCTATACCCAGCTCATGTTCAATTAAAGGTTTCCAACTTAGTACGTTCAATCGAATACTACACAACGGTTATCGGCTTTAAAGTATTACAGCAGACAGAAACGGTAACCTACTTAACAGCAGACGGACAAACAAGCTTAGTATCACTAGTCGAAGTACAAAATGCCCAACCGCTTAAACAAGGCTTTGCAGGTTTATACCACTTAGCATTACTATTACCCTCTCGCAAGGACTTAGGAAACATCGTACAGCATTTTGTTAACATGAATATTCGCCTCGGTGCTGCAGACCATGATGTTTCAGAAGCACTTTACTTGAACGATCCGGATGGAAACGGAATCGAAATTTATATCGACCGTCATGAATCGGAATGGACTTGGAATCAGGACGAACAAGTGCATATGGTGACAGAACAGCTGAATTTCCAGCCGATTTTAGCAGCTGCAGACGGCAATTGGAACGGCCTGCCTGCTGACACTGTTATGGGGCATGTACACTTATCCGTAGTAAATCTGGACAAATCGGAGCAGTTTTATACAAATGTATTAGATTATAATGTCGTGACTCGTTACGGTGCACAGGCGCTGTTCGTATCAACAGGGAAATATCATCACCATTTCGGATTAAACACTTGGAACAGCAACAACGGCCATGCTCCAACAGAAGATATGGTTGGCTTAAAATCCTTTACAGTCGTGTTAAAGGATGCACAATACGCTGAAGAAGTAAAACAAAGCCTGACAAATAACGGATTCATCGTTGAAAACTTTGCAGAAGCACCAGCACACGGTGGTACCCAGTTATTTTCAACAGTCGATCCAAACGGTTTACGAATCGTATTTACATTAGACGGTGAATAATTTACCGGTCACCTAAACTTTGAGCCCGAAAAATTTTTCGGGCTCTTTTTGAAACTTTCTTTTCTGTCCTACGTATACATGATTAATTACAATTCATGGAGGAATTCATTTGTCACTATTTAATAAAGTTTTAGCAAGTGTTGGGATAGGAGCTGCAAAAGTTGATACAAAATTGCACAAATCAACTTATACATTAAATGAAAATATTTCAGGTGTTGTCGAAATCGTCGGGGGTAGCACGGAACAGCAGGTTGATGCAATCTATCTAACACTTCATACAAACTTTATCCGTGAAATCGATGATAAAAAGATTAAGGATGAAGCAGTACTGCACAAATTCAAATTAACTGAGCCATTTACAATTCAGGCAGACGAAAAACGCCAAATCCCATTTTCATTCTCTCTGCCCCCTGTTGTTCCGGTAACGACGGGCAACTCTCGTGTATGGATTCAAACGGGCTTGGATATTAAAAATGCGGTAGATCCTAAAGATAAAGACTTTATCGAAATTAAGCCGACTCGTCTTGCGAATGGTGTATTGACAGCGATTCAAAATATGGGTTTCCGGTTGCGTAAAGTAGATAATGAGCAAGCCCCTTCTTATTTGCGCCGCCAAACACCGATTGTACAGGAATTTGAGTTTACACCGACAAGCAACACATATCGCCGGTATCTAGATGAACTTGAAATTGTCTTTTTACATCAATCACCAAACTCAGTAGAGATCTTATTGCAGGTGGACCGACGTGCCCGCGGACTTGGCGGGTTTTTATCCGAAGCATTCGATATGGATGAAAGCTTCATCCGCCTCACACTATCCGAACACGACAATATCCAGGCAAAGCTTGAACAAGTGATTAAAGCGAAGATGAAGTAATAAAAAGGCAAGAAGCATCCGTCGCTTCTCGCCTTTTATTATTTTAACCCTGGATAGTTTTGTTGTCTTAGTACTTCGTATATAACGATTGCCGCTGTGTTTGATAGATTCAGTGAGCGGATATGGTCGCTTTGCGGTATGCGCAGACACATATCGGCACGCTCTTTTGCAAATTCTTTTGGCAAGCCTGTCGTTTCTCTTCCGAACATAAAGTACAGGTCCCCTTCTGAATTGCTGAAATCATGTGTCGTGAATGGCTCATCGCTATATGTCTCAATTAAATACACATCGCCATCTTTACTGTACTCGATAAAATCCTCTAATGAATCATGGTAAACGACATTCACATGCTCCCAATAATCCAATCCTGCACGCTTCAACATTTTATCATCTGTTGAAAATCCCAATGGTCGGATTAAATGTAATGATGTATTCGTTCCAGCACAAGTGCGGGCAATGTTGCCAGTATTTGCTGGGATTTCTGGTTGGTATAATACGATATGGTTTGGCACTTTTCGATCCTTCTCTCTTAATGATTTAACATGGCCAGCCCTTTTTCAATCTCGGCCAGCACTTCTTCATCCTGCTCTGTATTTTTGGCAGTCAATAATATATCCATTGCCCCATCCGTTCCGATTTTCCCGATTGCCCAAGCAGCCGTTCCTCTTAATACAGGGCGTTCATCTTTTTGCAATACTTGAATTAAGTCAGGCATTGCCGCTTCTTCTTTAAAGTGGGCAAGCGCTAAAATGGCATTGCGCTGAATCGGCTTTTTACCGCGCCATGAACCGGATACATGGCCAAACTTAGTTTTAAATTCCTTATTGGAAATCGATAAAAGCGGCTGAAGTAACGGTTTTGCGATTTTAGGATCCGGTGTGAATTCATCATGAATCCAGTTGAGCTTTCCTTTGTTTTTCGGGCACACTGTCTGGCATGTATCACACCCATAAAGACGGTTTCCGATTTTGGCACGAAACTCATCCGGCAAAAATCCTTTCGTCTGAGTTAAAAAGGCAATGCAACGCTGTGAATTAAGCTGTCCCGGTGCGACGATTGCTCCTGTAGGGCATACATCGATACATAATGTACAGTCACCGCATTCATCTTCCATCGGTGTATCTGGTGCAAACGGGATGTTCGTGATGATTTCCCCTAAATAGACGTACGAACCAAATTCAGGTGTAATAATAGAGCAATTTTTGGCGCTCCAGCCGATGCCTGCTCGTTCTGCAACCGCACGATCTACCAGTTCCCCGGTATCGACCATCGATTTCACCTTTACATTCGGCACCCGTTCTTGCAGCCAAGCTTCAATGAGCTGCAGACGTTCACGAACTGCTGTATGATAATCTATCCCCCATGAAGCACGGCAAAAGATGCCGCGACGCTCCCCTTTTTTACCTTGCGGGGCATCTTGCATGCGTGAAGGATATGCAATCGCAATCGCAATAATACTTTCAGCTTCATCTAATAATTTTAAAGGCTCTGTACGCAGCTCTATATTTGCTTCTTCAAAGCCTGATTGATATGCTAATTGTTGCTGACGACGTAGACGATTCTTCAATTCATGAAACGGAGCAGCGGTTGTAAATCCGATTTTATCAACACCAATGGATGCTGCATATTTCACTAAATCTTCTTGAAGTTGATGTACTTTCATTTCACATGCTCCTTTCAAATGATACAATAAATATAAATTTATTAGATATTACATATTTTAGTATTTATCCCATTAAAAACAATATAAGAAGGTGTTCTACATGAATATTTCAATAAACGAAGCTCTTTTTTCTATTAATGAACAATTAAAAATTGGCCTTATCCATTATAGCAAAATTATCGTTGAAGAATCTCCTCAAATGATTAAAGGACGTACACAACTTTATCAGGAAAATCTATATTTGGAATTACAGGAAACACCTGTGACAGAACGACCTGGCATTAAAGAGTGGCGCCAGCTTTGGAAGTCTTTCGGCGGTGATCCGAACCGGTACCGTCACTCTGCGGAAAGTTTAATGCGACGTATCGCTAAACAGCAATATTTAACGCCATTCCATTCGGCTGTCGATTTAAACAACTTCTTTTCTCTGCAATACGAGATTCCTGTTGGTATCTATGATTTAGATAGTATTGAGGGGGACGTGAAAATCGAAGTAGGCGATGCGACGTCAGGCTATGAGGGAATTAATGGACGGTTTAATTCACTGGAGAATATCATCCATTCAAAAGATGCGCTCGGACCATTCGGCAGTCCCTTTGTTGATTCAAAAAGAACGGCCGTAACAGAAGCGACGACAAATGCGCTGCAAATCTTTTATTTACGCCCTTCCCTTAGTGAAAAGGAAGCAACTGAACTATTGAGCAGTGCAGGGAACATGTTTACACAAATTAGCGGTGGCGAATATGAAATACATATTCTATCAAAGGAAAATTCAAAAGTTCATTTTTAAGGAGTGGAAACATTTGAGTATTAACTTAGCTGAGGCAGTAAAACTAAAAAGTATTATAACGAAGAGAATTCAGGAACGCACGATGCAAGTACATTCATTAACACATGTTATCATTGAAAAAGGTGAACAGCCAAAAACACCTGACTATTCTCTTGAGATGCTTGAAGCAGAGCTAAAAGAGCTTCGTTATGATTCTCGTAAGCTTGATGCCCTAATCTACCGTGCTAACATCGACAATTCGGTTGTCTTTAAAGATGAGGAAATACCTATCGTCGAAGCAATTGAACTGGCGAGCCAATTACGCGCGGAAGCACAATTTTGTAAAAACCTTGGTTCTGAAGAGAAAGAAGCTTTTTACCATAATTCCGGTGATGCCATGCTTTACCGAGTAGCATTGTATGATCCTATGACATATCGCAAGCGTGCAAACGAGCTTGAAAAGGAAGCACATCGCCTTTCCAATCTAATTAATGCCAAAAACTATCAAGTCGAAATTGAATTTGATGACAGCAATTATTTCTAAACCTGGGGCGGTGAGACTCCAAACTAGGTAATAACGAGCGATTTATGCTTCGGCATTCCCTACAACCGGTCAAACCGATAACTCTTTACCGTTTACAATGTTACCTATCACTAATAACCAACCATAGTAAAGGCTAACACAAACTTTTAGAGTAATTTTGCTCGCTCGTTATTAAAAGACACCTGCTCACATTTGTGAAAAGGTGTCTTTGCTTTATAGATGGATTTCGTTTATTCGCCCATTTAAATCTTCCGTTAATGAACGTATTTTAACAGTAATTTGATTAAATTCCTGCGCTGTTTCAAGTTGATGCTGTGCATCTGTCGCTATATTTGCTGTCTCGATTTTGTATCCTTCTACGGTCGATGTCATTTCTTTAAGGAAGTCATTCACATTATAGACATCCTCTTCAATCTGTGTAGCTTTATCGAACGAGTGATTAAGCAATTCTTCTATTTTCTCTACTTTATCGGAGATTTTTTGGAAAAGAGCATTGGAATCATGTACTTTATCTACACCTGTTAAGACACTCTTCTCTGTAATCTGCATTTCATTCCTTAAGCTTGCAGTATCTTGACGTAACCCGGTAATAACTTGAGAAATTTGTACTGCATACTGATTGGATAAATCCGCCAGTTTTCTTACTTCATCCGCTACAACTGCAAAACCTTTCCCCGCCTCTCCAGCACGGGCTGCTTCAATCGCAGCATTTAAACCAGGTAAATCTTTGAAAGATTCCGTGCAGAACGCTTAGAAACCCTTACATACCAAGGGATTAGAACAATTATAAATACAGTAAATTTGTTCTAAAAAAAACCCACCAATTTTTTTGGTGGGTTTTTCAACTTTTTAAAGTTTTTTTATATAACCATAAGTTGATTTTAGGCTGTTTTCGTATAGATTGTTGCCGACTGAAAATTACAGATCATTAAAGGGTATAATTTAGTTGTTATAAACACTTAGAACATTATAAGTAGGTTTATTGTTATTCAACAATCGGGCCATATTGTGGGTGCGACACGTTCCTAGCTTAAATGAGATGTGGTTAACACAATCTTGGTAAAGGCTAGGCAATTTATATTTAATTGAAGGATATTATCAAGGAGTCGAATGATGAGGTAACGCTCTGAAAGGCTCCCCCTGCGTCGAATAGCACGCTGCTTAGTAAGGAAAAGCGTGTTATAAGCTCGGTTAATAGGCGTGAGAATTTACCGTAACAGTCTAGCTGACGAAATCCTACCCGATGGGGTGGTGTAAATCATGGTGCTTGGGTTGAACAAATATGGTGAGAATGCAACCAATAGGATAATAAACCTAATTTGCTGACGAACCTCTGAATGTACGGGTCTAGACTGGCAATACATAGAAATGTGTATATCACTAAATGTGAGATTAGCTATGGATGAGTAAGAATCAACAATATAAAAGTCCATCTTGTGTTACAGGCACATGTAATGCTAACAGGCTCATAGGAGGCACCTAAGTTTGTTCCATAATAGTTAATATTCAACGTGGTAAGCTGATAACGTGGAGAGCTTACTCTCGATGAAACGTTGGAAAGGAAAATAATCGTGAGATTAACGAGTATATAACTTTCCTTAATATCAGTGAAAGTGGTGGCACAGTACCGTTGAAGCGTGTAATGAACGTGGAGGGATCGCCACTAGATTAATACAAGATTTATTCACCATGAAAGGCAGTTCTTCAACGATTAATAAGGTTCTTGTGAGACTAATAGAGGTTCAGCTCCAAAAGGAGCCACCGACTTGTTAAAACGAAAGAAACTGAGACATAACGAATATTATGACATGCAAAATCAATTTGATAGGTTATATGCTCGCAGTGTTGATGGTCAAAA
This genomic window contains:
- a CDS encoding long-chain fatty acid--CoA ligase — its product is MMDTQLVLTGFLKRAQRYFPNRKIISRTSPTKTHRITFNDYVKRTHRLADALTKLGMKRGTKVGTFAWNHHRHLEAYFAIPSSGAILHTINIRLAPEHIVYIINHAEDEILLIDGDLFPLVEPALGHLKTVKHIIVMSDELNAPQSSFPNVYSYEQLLQEADENYEFPTDLDENLPAGMCYTSATTGMPKGVVYTHRSIVLHSLALGLAESFAIKESDTALPVVPMFHANAWGFPFAALNFGSNIVLPGPMMTPSLILDLVEHEKVTITAGVPTIWLGALVEQEKNPRDLSSVRLIISGGSASPKGLIQAYNEKLGVPYINAYGMTETSPLVSMSHLTSDMNDYTEDEQLNIRVSQGLTVSLIETEVVNENGPVPWDGKTMGELRVRGPWIASEYYNDERTNEAFRDGWLYTGDIAVYTKEGYIKLTDRTKDLIKSGGEWISSVDLENALMSHPAVFEAAVIAVPHPKWQERPLACVVLKEGATASKEELIASIELDFAKWWLPDDVVFLNEIPKTSVGKFLKATLREQLKDYQVQI
- a CDS encoding multidrug ABC transporter ATPase, whose translation is MKREEIVNGNMANTMDELKILGKQMENLRDGGQLEEAERISDPQQFDDEEEEEK
- a CDS encoding VOC family protein, which translates into the protein MATHFHKKPNLYPAHVQLKVSNLVRSIEYYTTVIGFKVLQQTETVTYLTADGQTSLVSLVEVQNAQPLKQGFAGLYHLALLLPSRKDLGNIVQHFVNMNIRLGAADHDVSEALYLNDPDGNGIEIYIDRHESEWTWNQDEQVHMVTEQLNFQPILAAADGNWNGLPADTVMGHVHLSVVNLDKSEQFYTNVLDYNVVTRYGAQALFVSTGKYHHHFGLNTWNSNNGHAPTEDMVGLKSFTVVLKDAQYAEEVKQSLTNNGFIVENFAEAPAHGGTQLFSTVDPNGLRIVFTLDGE
- a CDS encoding sporulation protein, producing MSLFNKVLASVGIGAAKVDTKLHKSTYTLNENISGVVEIVGGSTEQQVDAIYLTLHTNFIREIDDKKIKDEAVLHKFKLTEPFTIQADEKRQIPFSFSLPPVVPVTTGNSRVWIQTGLDIKNAVDPKDKDFIEIKPTRLANGVLTAIQNMGFRLRKVDNEQAPSYLRRQTPIVQEFEFTPTSNTYRRYLDELEIVFLHQSPNSVEILLQVDRRARGLGGFLSEAFDMDESFIRLTLSEHDNIQAKLEQVIKAKMK
- the trmL gene encoding tRNA (uridine(34)/cytosine(34)/5-carboxymethylaminomethyluridine(34)-2'-O)-methyltransferase TrmL; this translates as MPNHIVLYQPEIPANTGNIARTCAGTNTSLHLIRPLGFSTDDKMLKRAGLDYWEHVNVVYHDSLEDFIEYSKDGDVYLIETYSDEPFTTHDFSNSEGDLYFMFGRETTGLPKEFAKERADMCLRIPQSDHIRSLNLSNTAAIVIYEVLRQQNYPGLK
- the queG gene encoding tRNA epoxyqueuosine(34) reductase QueG, producing the protein MKVHQLQEDLVKYAASIGVDKIGFTTAAPFHELKNRLRRQQQLAYQSGFEEANIELRTEPLKLLDEAESIIAIAIAYPSRMQDAPQGKKGERRGIFCRASWGIDYHTAVRERLQLIEAWLQERVPNVKVKSMVDTGELVDRAVAERAGIGWSAKNCSIITPEFGSYVYLGEIITNIPFAPDTPMEDECGDCTLCIDVCPTGAIVAPGQLNSQRCIAFLTQTKGFLPDEFRAKIGNRLYGCDTCQTVCPKNKGKLNWIHDEFTPDPKIAKPLLQPLLSISNKEFKTKFGHVSGSWRGKKPIQRNAILALAHFKEEAAMPDLIQVLQKDERPVLRGTAAWAIGKIGTDGAMDILLTAKNTEQDEEVLAEIEKGLAMLNH
- a CDS encoding B3/B4 domain-containing protein gives rise to the protein MNISINEALFSINEQLKIGLIHYSKIIVEESPQMIKGRTQLYQENLYLELQETPVTERPGIKEWRQLWKSFGGDPNRYRHSAESLMRRIAKQQYLTPFHSAVDLNNFFSLQYEIPVGIYDLDSIEGDVKIEVGDATSGYEGINGRFNSLENIIHSKDALGPFGSPFVDSKRTAVTEATTNALQIFYLRPSLSEKEATELLSSAGNMFTQISGGEYEIHILSKENSKVHF
- a CDS encoding DIP1984 family protein codes for the protein MSINLAEAVKLKSIITKRIQERTMQVHSLTHVIIEKGEQPKTPDYSLEMLEAELKELRYDSRKLDALIYRANIDNSVVFKDEEIPIVEAIELASQLRAEAQFCKNLGSEEKEAFYHNSGDAMLYRVALYDPMTYRKRANELEKEAHRLSNLINAKNYQVEIEFDDSNYF
- a CDS encoding methyl-accepting chemotaxis protein translates to MEAARAGEAGKGFAVVADEVRKLADLSNQYAVQISQVITGLRQDTASLRNEMQITEKSVLTGVDKVHDSNALFQKISDKVEKIEELLNHSFDKATQIEEDVYNVNDFLKEMTSTVEGYKIETANIATDAQHQLETAQEFNQITVKIRSLTEDLNGRINEIHL